A stretch of DNA from Serinus canaria isolate serCan28SL12 chromosome 14, serCan2020, whole genome shotgun sequence:
ATGCCAATGGTGtctcccttccccctttcctcAGGATTGTGCTGTTGCCCCCCCCAATAAACTCTGTGGCTTTGCCCCCcacaccccagcagctccctgatgCTTTCAGCACAAACACTGGGGGTGGGGGTGTCCCGAGTTCCAACTCCTGCACCAATGAAAGGGTCAGGTCCAGCACCCAGGGGTGTTACACTGGGCCCAGGGGCTTTGGTGAAGTGGAAAGATTTTATGAGTGGGGTGTTACCAGCAGATCTCCCGCCACTCTGCAACCCCGCCCAGTTCTCTATTGCTTCTGGACAGGCTGGGGTAGGGGTCACACGGTGGGGGAAACATGCGGCAGATAAATTACAGCAGAGGTGGGacctgctctggggctcagcaTGGGGTTGGGGAGAACTACCTGACAGTGGTAGCCTCTAGACACAGGCACTGGTGCAGGGGCTCTCTCAGGCTGCCCCCTCcgtgctgtgtctgcagctctCCCCTTCAGCACATCCTGACTCTCCCCTAGTCCTGGAAGCGGTTCAGGAGGTCGCAGGTTTTCTTCTCCATCAGCTCATAGATCTTCTTCACCCGTTTGTCGTTGGCCGCCCGGACGTAGCTGCTGGGGTCCAGCGTGGCCATCCCATCGTGCACCTCGCCCATGATGATCAGGGGCCCATCCTCCGCCGTCATGttggggcaggggcagctccagtcCATGTCAGTCAAGGTCACCTCCAGGTACTTGATGTTGAAGAACTTGAGGCCCATCTTCTCATCCTTGAGGACGTCCTCGAGAGCGAAGCGGGCTATGCCAGAGTCCTGGTCCTCCACGATCTCCATGAGCCGCCCCACGATGGCGAAGTCACTGCGGCAGAGGCTCAGCACCATCTTGCTCTTCAGGCGGCAGGCCTTGCACTGCAGGCTCTTGGGGAAGGGGCACACGTCCTCGCAGGTCTCCTTGCTCTCAAAGTTGTTGGTGTTGCCCTCGCAGCCGCCGTAGACGAAGGAGTGGCACTGCTTCAGCAGGTGATTGTACGCCCAGCGCGGCTCCCAGTTCTGGCAGGGCCCCTGCACCATGGGCAGGAGGCAGGTGGGGCGGGCGCTGCCCAGGCAGGCGGCTCGGCACTCCTCGTACGTCTCGAAGTGGTTCCTGTTGGCGCCGCAGCCGCCGTAGCGGAAGGTCAGGCAGGAGCCTTGCTTGGCATCAAAATGCCAGCGCACCTCCGTGGCCTCGCACCGCCGCCGGTCCGGCTCCTTCAGGCACTCGGcgctggggaagggctgggggctgcccgTCCGCGGGATCCCCCCCGGCTCCCGCCTGAGCACCGACAGCGGGAAGTCGGCGCGGAGCAGCCCGGCGGCGTTCCGGGCCGTGCAGGTGTAGATGCCGGCATCCTCGTGGCGGGCGTTGTAGATGACCAGCTGGCCAATGTTGGTGACCACCACGTTGCCGTACATCTGGTCCGGCCGCATGATGAAGTTCTCCTCCCGCTCGCTCTGCTTCTCCCAGGTGATGTCGGGCTGCGGGCGCCCGCTCACGTCGCAGCGGAAGCTGACGGTGCCGCCGACGCGCACGGACTGGTGGAAGGGGTTGGTGTACAGGGCGGGGGGCACCGGCACCTCGGGGCCGGCGCCCGGCGTGGGGCGCGCCGTGGTCTCCTGCGGCACGGGGCTGGTGTCGGGCCAGGTGAAGATGTGCTTGCAGGGCACGGTGGTGAGGCGGGTGCCGCGCAGACACGCCTCGGCGTCCATGTAGCACTTGTTGTAGTAGGTGAGGCCGTCGGAGGCGCAAGTGAAGTTGGGCTCCTTCTCACAGCGGTCCTTGCACTTGCAGACGGGCTGCCCGTCCCAGATGTCGCAGTCGGAGCCCTGCTGCGCGCACACGAAGCTCTCGCAGGAGGCTGCGGGCGCCAGCGCCAGCGCCGGAGCGCTGCCATCGGCAAAGCGCGCGGCCACGCAGCTCCGCAGCCCACACACGTTGGTGCAGCATTTCTCAAAGTCTTCACAGTCCTGGTCGGGGAGGGAGAAGAGATTGCGGGGGGGACGTGGAggtcacagctgtgctggggctgtgggtgctgttCCCACCCCTGTGGGACTTTCGGGTGGGCAGGTGTCCCCCGCTCAGCCCTGTGCACCTTCAGCATCGCTGGGCTCCGGCTAAGAGCCAGACCTCCCCggcacagctccccagcccatcctcagCACGCCCAGGATGTTTGGGGGTGCACCGCGGTGATGACGGTCCCTTCtccccacagcagagagcaACTTGCCCTTCTCAGCTTTTGCTGGCCGAGGGGAGGCAGAGCGCATGCAGATGAATTGTTGAAGGAGTCTTCCCTGGGGGCTCAGACAGCCCTAAGCGGGGTGGTGTaatccctgctcagcctggtggAGCCAGGGCTCTCTGGAATGGACAACCCGGTCCGTGGGTGGGCTCCAGCCCCCAGGGAAAATTTGGAAGAGGATTCTGTCCTCGGCCTGATGGGGTTCGTGTCCCAGCACAcccattcccttcccagacAGCCCTTTGACGGGGTGGAAGCATCCTGGGGGATGCACGAGGAGGGTGTTTGGACCATGGGACACGGTCTGAGGGGGTGACATGAGGGGGAAACAAGCAGTTTCTCTGCCTGTGGAGGACAGGGGAGCCCAGCAGACAGGAGTGGCTTAGtgagcaaagctgcagcagggctgagcccgCCGCTCTGGGACAACTGGACCGGCTGTGCCACCCAGCACAGGACCCACACCCCAAAGCATCTCCTTCGGGGACATGGGGATGCCCCCCCAAACCCCGTTACCGCC
This window harbors:
- the WFIKKN1 gene encoding WAP, Kazal, immunoglobulin, Kunitz and NTR domain-containing protein 1, whose translation is MAPRGRGGRGARGQRAGRQRVPVGIALLLPVLAAAAAGLSLQPGRMRHLGVCPNQLNPNLWVDAQSTCERECQADQDCEDFEKCCTNVCGLRSCVAARFADGSAPALALAPAASCESFVCAQQGSDCDIWDGQPVCKCKDRCEKEPNFTCASDGLTYYNKCYMDAEACLRGTRLTTVPCKHIFTWPDTSPVPQETTARPTPGAGPEVPVPPALYTNPFHQSVRVGGTVSFRCDVSGRPQPDITWEKQSEREENFIMRPDQMYGNVVVTNIGQLVIYNARHEDAGIYTCTARNAAGLLRADFPLSVLRREPGGIPRTGSPQPFPSAECLKEPDRRRCEATEVRWHFDAKQGSCLTFRYGGCGANRNHFETYEECRAACLGSARPTCLLPMVQGPCQNWEPRWAYNHLLKQCHSFVYGGCEGNTNNFESKETCEDVCPFPKSLQCKACRLKSKMVLSLCRSDFAIVGRLMEIVEDQDSGIARFALEDVLKDEKMGLKFFNIKYLEVTLTDMDWSCPCPNMTAEDGPLIIMGEVHDGMATLDPSSYVRAANDKRVKKIYELMEKKTCDLLNRFQD